A window of the Euwallacea fornicatus isolate EFF26 chromosome 15, ASM4011564v1, whole genome shotgun sequence genome harbors these coding sequences:
- the LOC136343809 gene encoding histone deacetylase 8-like isoform X2 codes for MSKNQIAYIYSDDLKAECDKVPFMQSRASIVHNLICSYQLLSSPKILLVSNKKATEEELKAFHSSLYVDFLKAQNSFDLSLDEINDNHIEYGLAYDCPPFQTIFDFCLNVAGGSLSAARVLVSKKAQVAINWFGGWHHALRDSAVGFCYINDVVLAIQFLTQHFQKILYIDLDIHHGDGVQYAFEYSNRILTFSFHKYEIGFFPGTGTIEDVGKGKGKFYSLNVPFKSGLSDNSFTKVFKQLFPVVLDSFKPSAIVLQCGADGLNGDHVGECNLTLKGLGNCVKSVLNSNLPTLLLGGGGYNAPNTARLWTYITAITLDMDVDNDIPDSSESVWSQL; via the exons AATCGTGCACAACTTGATATGCAGCTACCAGCTTTTGTCTTCGCCAAAAATCCTTTTAGTATCGAACAAAAAAGCAACTGAAGAAGAACTGAAAGCTTTTCATTCAAGCTTATATGTGGACTTCCTGAAAGCTCAGAATTCCTTTGATTTGAGCTTAGATGAAATTAATG ATAATCACATAGAATATGGCTTGGCTTATGATTGCCCTCCTTTCCAaaccatttttgatttttgtttaaatgtcGCTGGAGGCTCATTGTCGGCGGCAAGAGTGCTAGTGTCAAAAAAGGCTCAAGTAGCAATAAATTGGTTTGGTGGTTGGCATCATGCTTTGAG aGATAGTGCAGTAGGTTTTTGCTACATAAATGATGTAGTACTGGCAATACAGTTTCTGACCCAACATTTCCAGAAGATACTCTATATTGACCTGGATATTCACCATG gtGATGGTGTTCAATATGCCTTTGAATACAGCAACAGAATTTTAACCTTCTCATTTCATAAATATGAGATAGGTTTTTTCCCTGGCACTGGTACTATAGAGGATGTGGGTAAGGGCAAGGGAAAATTTTACTCACTAAATGTTCCCTTTAAAAGCGGCCTTAGTGACAACTCATTTaccaaagtttttaaacagtTATTTCCTGT GGTCTTAGACAGTTTTAAGCCCAGCGCGATAGTTCTTCAGTGTGGAGCTGATGGTTTAAATGGTGATCACGTAGGTGAATGTAACTTAACCTTAAAAGGACTGGGAAATTGTgtgaaaagtgttttaaatagcaatttaCCTACTTTGCTTTTGGGAGGAG GGGGTTACAATGCTCCAAACACAGCTCGTTTATGGACGTATATAACTGCCATAACATTGGACATGGATGTGGATAATGATATTCCTGATTCATCTGAG TCAGTTTGGTCCCAGTTATGA
- the LOC136343809 gene encoding histone deacetylase 8-like isoform X1: MSKNQIAYIYSDDLKAECDKVPFMQSRASIVHNLICSYQLLSSPKILLVSNKKATEEELKAFHSSLYVDFLKAQNSFDLSLDEINDNHIEYGLAYDCPPFQTIFDFCLNVAGGSLSAARVLVSKKAQVAINWFGGWHHALRDSAVGFCYINDVVLAIQFLTQHFQKILYIDLDIHHGDGVQYAFEYSNRILTFSFHKYEIGFFPGTGTIEDVGKGKGKFYSLNVPFKSGLSDNSFTKVFKQLFPVVLDSFKPSAIVLQCGADGLNGDHVGECNLTLKGLGNCVKSVLNSNLPTLLLGGGGYNAPNTARLWTYITAITLDMDVDNDIPDSSEYFSQFGPSYELHIEAGRKTDQNTDEYLNFVVESLKSYCDNVAANE; the protein is encoded by the exons AATCGTGCACAACTTGATATGCAGCTACCAGCTTTTGTCTTCGCCAAAAATCCTTTTAGTATCGAACAAAAAAGCAACTGAAGAAGAACTGAAAGCTTTTCATTCAAGCTTATATGTGGACTTCCTGAAAGCTCAGAATTCCTTTGATTTGAGCTTAGATGAAATTAATG ATAATCACATAGAATATGGCTTGGCTTATGATTGCCCTCCTTTCCAaaccatttttgatttttgtttaaatgtcGCTGGAGGCTCATTGTCGGCGGCAAGAGTGCTAGTGTCAAAAAAGGCTCAAGTAGCAATAAATTGGTTTGGTGGTTGGCATCATGCTTTGAG aGATAGTGCAGTAGGTTTTTGCTACATAAATGATGTAGTACTGGCAATACAGTTTCTGACCCAACATTTCCAGAAGATACTCTATATTGACCTGGATATTCACCATG gtGATGGTGTTCAATATGCCTTTGAATACAGCAACAGAATTTTAACCTTCTCATTTCATAAATATGAGATAGGTTTTTTCCCTGGCACTGGTACTATAGAGGATGTGGGTAAGGGCAAGGGAAAATTTTACTCACTAAATGTTCCCTTTAAAAGCGGCCTTAGTGACAACTCATTTaccaaagtttttaaacagtTATTTCCTGT GGTCTTAGACAGTTTTAAGCCCAGCGCGATAGTTCTTCAGTGTGGAGCTGATGGTTTAAATGGTGATCACGTAGGTGAATGTAACTTAACCTTAAAAGGACTGGGAAATTGTgtgaaaagtgttttaaatagcaatttaCCTACTTTGCTTTTGGGAGGAG GGGGTTACAATGCTCCAAACACAGCTCGTTTATGGACGTATATAACTGCCATAACATTGGACATGGATGTGGATAATGATATTCCTGATTCATCTGAG TATTTCAGTCAGTTTGGTCCCAGTTATGAGTTACATATTGAAGCAGGAAGAAAGACAGATCAGAATActgatgaatatttaaattttgtagttGAATCTTTGAAGTCCTATTGTGATAATGTTGCTGCAAATGAATAA